Proteins encoded by one window of Carassius auratus strain Wakin chromosome 8, ASM336829v1, whole genome shotgun sequence:
- the LOC113107339 gene encoding dematin isoform X2, with protein MMMHKSARTSPGSVCSLRGGAVPGSPAVTIVAKMDNQVIGYKDLAAIPKDKAILDIERPDLMMYEPHFSYSPMERSLSPRSISPPPSPESSLSKDVYQRDWSEPKSSGSSSPASTQLSKSITVSTKVPHQQQHFHRPDNGTNIYKKPPIYKQDVSAAVPHSKHIEDLIIESSKFPAAQPPDPNKPSKIETDYWPCPPSLAVIEKERRKSVVSRVAEGEEGEEDDKYDDSEDMWRLRQMQKQELNKIQSNLGKLILKEEIESSAPVRRKTRSLPDRTHMQLASKSPSFPSYSKTGLTRSAVCVLQLQSAEFSSSNSDKGTQNFQNGEAQSRRIDRGNSLPSMLEQKIYPYEMLIVTHRGRNKLPPGVDRTRLERHLSPEEFQNVFGMSSEEFDRLSFWKRNDLKKKASLF; from the exons atgATGATGCATAAG TCGGCCCGTACCTCGCCGGGTAGTGTTTGTTCTCTGCGTGGAGGAGCTGTTCCTGGATCCCCGGCGGTCACTATAGTG GCCAAAATGGACAATCAAGTGATTGGATATAAGGATCTAGCAGCTATACCTAAAGACAAGGCCATCCTGGATATAGAGAGGCCTGACCTGATGATGTACGAGCCCCACTTCAGCTATTCACCCATGGAG AGGTCATTATCTCCTCGTTCAATCTCCCCTCCTCCATCTCCAGAG AGCAGTCTATCAAAGGATGTCTATCAGAGGGATTGGTCAGAGCCCAAGTCATCAGGCAGCTCGTCTCCAGCGTCCACACAGCTGAGTAAAAGCATCACCGTCAGCACTAAAGTCCCACACCAGCAACAGCACTTCCACAGGCCAG ACAATGGAACCAACATATACAAGAAGCCACCAATATATAAACAAG ATGTCTCAGCAGCTGTTCCACACAGTAAACACATTGAGGATTTAATCATCGAGTCTTCAAAGTTTCCCGCCGCACAGCCTCCAGACCCCAACAAGCCCTCTAAGATAGAGACGGACTACTGGCCCTGCCCTCCCTCTCTAGCTGTTATCG AGAAAGAGCGGAGGAAGAGTGTGGTGTCCAGGGTGGCTGAGGGAGAGGAGGGTGAGGAGGATGATAAGTATGATGACAGTGAAGACATGTGGAGACTTCGGCAAATGCAGAAACAAGAGCTCAACAAG atTCAATCCAATCTAGGAAAATTGATACTGAAGGAGGAGATCGAAAGCTCAGCCCCCGTGCGAAGGAAAACGCGGTCTCTGCCCGACAGGACACACATGCAACTGG CCTCCAAATCGCCCTCATTTCCTTCCTACAGTAAGACTGGCCTGACTAGG TCTGCTGTTTGTGTGTTACAGCTCCAGTCTGCAGAGTTCTCCTCTTCAAACAGTGATAAAGGGACTCAAA atttccaG AATGGAGAAGCCCAAAGCAGAAGAATAGACCGAGGGAATTCACTCCCTAGTATGCTGGAACAAAAG ATTTACCCGTATGAGATGCTCATTGTGACACACAGAGGCAGAAACAAACTCCCTCCTGGTGTAGACAGGACAAGACTGGAG AGGCACCTGTCACCTGAGGAATTCCAGAACGTCTTTGGAATGTCCAGTGAGGAATTCGACCGGCTCTCCTTTTGGAAGCGGAACGACCTGAAAAAGAAAGCCTCTCTCTTCTAG
- the LOC113107339 gene encoding dematin isoform X5, whose translation MMMHKQSARTSPGSVCSLRGGAVPGSPAVTIVAKMDNQVIGYKDLAAIPKDKAILDIERPDLMMYEPHFSYSPMESSLSKDVYQRDWSEPKSSGSSSPASTQLSKSITVSTKVPHQQQHFHRPDNGTNIYKKPPIYKQDVSAAVPHSKHIEDLIIESSKFPAAQPPDPNKPSKIETDYWPCPPSLAVIEKERRKSVVSRVAEGEEGEEDDKYDDSEDMWRLRQMQKQELNKIQSNLGKLILKEEIESSAPVRRKTRSLPDRTHMQLASKSPSFPSYSKTGLTRSAVCVLQLQSAEFSSSNSDKGTQNFQNGEAQSRRIDRGNSLPSMLEQKIYPYEMLIVTHRGRNKLPPGVDRTRLERHLSPEEFQNVFGMSSEEFDRLSFWKRNDLKKKASLF comes from the exons atgATGATGCATAAG CAGTCGGCCCGTACCTCGCCGGGTAGTGTTTGTTCTCTGCGTGGAGGAGCTGTTCCTGGATCCCCGGCGGTCACTATAGTG GCCAAAATGGACAATCAAGTGATTGGATATAAGGATCTAGCAGCTATACCTAAAGACAAGGCCATCCTGGATATAGAGAGGCCTGACCTGATGATGTACGAGCCCCACTTCAGCTATTCACCCATGGAG AGCAGTCTATCAAAGGATGTCTATCAGAGGGATTGGTCAGAGCCCAAGTCATCAGGCAGCTCGTCTCCAGCGTCCACACAGCTGAGTAAAAGCATCACCGTCAGCACTAAAGTCCCACACCAGCAACAGCACTTCCACAGGCCAG ACAATGGAACCAACATATACAAGAAGCCACCAATATATAAACAAG ATGTCTCAGCAGCTGTTCCACACAGTAAACACATTGAGGATTTAATCATCGAGTCTTCAAAGTTTCCCGCCGCACAGCCTCCAGACCCCAACAAGCCCTCTAAGATAGAGACGGACTACTGGCCCTGCCCTCCCTCTCTAGCTGTTATCG AGAAAGAGCGGAGGAAGAGTGTGGTGTCCAGGGTGGCTGAGGGAGAGGAGGGTGAGGAGGATGATAAGTATGATGACAGTGAAGACATGTGGAGACTTCGGCAAATGCAGAAACAAGAGCTCAACAAG atTCAATCCAATCTAGGAAAATTGATACTGAAGGAGGAGATCGAAAGCTCAGCCCCCGTGCGAAGGAAAACGCGGTCTCTGCCCGACAGGACACACATGCAACTGG CCTCCAAATCGCCCTCATTTCCTTCCTACAGTAAGACTGGCCTGACTAGG TCTGCTGTTTGTGTGTTACAGCTCCAGTCTGCAGAGTTCTCCTCTTCAAACAGTGATAAAGGGACTCAAA atttccaG AATGGAGAAGCCCAAAGCAGAAGAATAGACCGAGGGAATTCACTCCCTAGTATGCTGGAACAAAAG ATTTACCCGTATGAGATGCTCATTGTGACACACAGAGGCAGAAACAAACTCCCTCCTGGTGTAGACAGGACAAGACTGGAG AGGCACCTGTCACCTGAGGAATTCCAGAACGTCTTTGGAATGTCCAGTGAGGAATTCGACCGGCTCTCCTTTTGGAAGCGGAACGACCTGAAAAAGAAAGCCTCTCTCTTCTAG
- the LOC113107339 gene encoding dematin isoform X3 has translation MMMHKQSARTSPGSVCSLRGGAVPGSPAVTIVAKMDNQVIGYKDLAAIPKDKAILDIERPDLMMYEPHFSYSPMERSLSPRSISPPPSPESSLSKDVYQRDWSEPKSSGSSSPASTQLSKSITVSTKVPHQQQHFHRPDNGTNIYKKPPIYKQAVPHSKHIEDLIIESSKFPAAQPPDPNKPSKIETDYWPCPPSLAVIEKERRKSVVSRVAEGEEGEEDDKYDDSEDMWRLRQMQKQELNKIQSNLGKLILKEEIESSAPVRRKTRSLPDRTHMQLASKSPSFPSYSKTGLTRSAVCVLQLQSAEFSSSNSDKGTQNFQNGEAQSRRIDRGNSLPSMLEQKIYPYEMLIVTHRGRNKLPPGVDRTRLERHLSPEEFQNVFGMSSEEFDRLSFWKRNDLKKKASLF, from the exons atgATGATGCATAAG CAGTCGGCCCGTACCTCGCCGGGTAGTGTTTGTTCTCTGCGTGGAGGAGCTGTTCCTGGATCCCCGGCGGTCACTATAGTG GCCAAAATGGACAATCAAGTGATTGGATATAAGGATCTAGCAGCTATACCTAAAGACAAGGCCATCCTGGATATAGAGAGGCCTGACCTGATGATGTACGAGCCCCACTTCAGCTATTCACCCATGGAG AGGTCATTATCTCCTCGTTCAATCTCCCCTCCTCCATCTCCAGAG AGCAGTCTATCAAAGGATGTCTATCAGAGGGATTGGTCAGAGCCCAAGTCATCAGGCAGCTCGTCTCCAGCGTCCACACAGCTGAGTAAAAGCATCACCGTCAGCACTAAAGTCCCACACCAGCAACAGCACTTCCACAGGCCAG ACAATGGAACCAACATATACAAGAAGCCACCAATATATAAACAAG CTGTTCCACACAGTAAACACATTGAGGATTTAATCATCGAGTCTTCAAAGTTTCCCGCCGCACAGCCTCCAGACCCCAACAAGCCCTCTAAGATAGAGACGGACTACTGGCCCTGCCCTCCCTCTCTAGCTGTTATCG AGAAAGAGCGGAGGAAGAGTGTGGTGTCCAGGGTGGCTGAGGGAGAGGAGGGTGAGGAGGATGATAAGTATGATGACAGTGAAGACATGTGGAGACTTCGGCAAATGCAGAAACAAGAGCTCAACAAG atTCAATCCAATCTAGGAAAATTGATACTGAAGGAGGAGATCGAAAGCTCAGCCCCCGTGCGAAGGAAAACGCGGTCTCTGCCCGACAGGACACACATGCAACTGG CCTCCAAATCGCCCTCATTTCCTTCCTACAGTAAGACTGGCCTGACTAGG TCTGCTGTTTGTGTGTTACAGCTCCAGTCTGCAGAGTTCTCCTCTTCAAACAGTGATAAAGGGACTCAAA atttccaG AATGGAGAAGCCCAAAGCAGAAGAATAGACCGAGGGAATTCACTCCCTAGTATGCTGGAACAAAAG ATTTACCCGTATGAGATGCTCATTGTGACACACAGAGGCAGAAACAAACTCCCTCCTGGTGTAGACAGGACAAGACTGGAG AGGCACCTGTCACCTGAGGAATTCCAGAACGTCTTTGGAATGTCCAGTGAGGAATTCGACCGGCTCTCCTTTTGGAAGCGGAACGACCTGAAAAAGAAAGCCTCTCTCTTCTAG
- the LOC113107339 gene encoding dematin isoform X4 produces the protein MMMHKQSARTSPGSVCSLRGGAVPGSPAVTIVAKMDNQVIGYKDLAAIPKDKAILDIERPDLMMYEPHFSYSPMERSLSPRSISPPPSPESSLSKDVYQRDWSEPKSSGSSSPASTQLSKSITVSTKVPHQQQHFHRPDNGTNIYKKPPIYKQDVSAAVPHSKHIEDLIIESSKFPAAQPPDPNKPSKIETDYWPCPPSLAVIEKERRKSVVSRVAEGEEGEEDDKYDDSEDMWRLRQMQKQELNKIQSNLGKLILKEEIESSAPVRRKTRSLPDRTHMQLASKSPSFPSYSKTGLTRLQSAEFSSSNSDKGTQNFQNGEAQSRRIDRGNSLPSMLEQKIYPYEMLIVTHRGRNKLPPGVDRTRLERHLSPEEFQNVFGMSSEEFDRLSFWKRNDLKKKASLF, from the exons atgATGATGCATAAG CAGTCGGCCCGTACCTCGCCGGGTAGTGTTTGTTCTCTGCGTGGAGGAGCTGTTCCTGGATCCCCGGCGGTCACTATAGTG GCCAAAATGGACAATCAAGTGATTGGATATAAGGATCTAGCAGCTATACCTAAAGACAAGGCCATCCTGGATATAGAGAGGCCTGACCTGATGATGTACGAGCCCCACTTCAGCTATTCACCCATGGAG AGGTCATTATCTCCTCGTTCAATCTCCCCTCCTCCATCTCCAGAG AGCAGTCTATCAAAGGATGTCTATCAGAGGGATTGGTCAGAGCCCAAGTCATCAGGCAGCTCGTCTCCAGCGTCCACACAGCTGAGTAAAAGCATCACCGTCAGCACTAAAGTCCCACACCAGCAACAGCACTTCCACAGGCCAG ACAATGGAACCAACATATACAAGAAGCCACCAATATATAAACAAG ATGTCTCAGCAGCTGTTCCACACAGTAAACACATTGAGGATTTAATCATCGAGTCTTCAAAGTTTCCCGCCGCACAGCCTCCAGACCCCAACAAGCCCTCTAAGATAGAGACGGACTACTGGCCCTGCCCTCCCTCTCTAGCTGTTATCG AGAAAGAGCGGAGGAAGAGTGTGGTGTCCAGGGTGGCTGAGGGAGAGGAGGGTGAGGAGGATGATAAGTATGATGACAGTGAAGACATGTGGAGACTTCGGCAAATGCAGAAACAAGAGCTCAACAAG atTCAATCCAATCTAGGAAAATTGATACTGAAGGAGGAGATCGAAAGCTCAGCCCCCGTGCGAAGGAAAACGCGGTCTCTGCCCGACAGGACACACATGCAACTGG CCTCCAAATCGCCCTCATTTCCTTCCTACAGTAAGACTGGCCTGACTAGG CTCCAGTCTGCAGAGTTCTCCTCTTCAAACAGTGATAAAGGGACTCAAA atttccaG AATGGAGAAGCCCAAAGCAGAAGAATAGACCGAGGGAATTCACTCCCTAGTATGCTGGAACAAAAG ATTTACCCGTATGAGATGCTCATTGTGACACACAGAGGCAGAAACAAACTCCCTCCTGGTGTAGACAGGACAAGACTGGAG AGGCACCTGTCACCTGAGGAATTCCAGAACGTCTTTGGAATGTCCAGTGAGGAATTCGACCGGCTCTCCTTTTGGAAGCGGAACGACCTGAAAAAGAAAGCCTCTCTCTTCTAG
- the LOC113107339 gene encoding dematin isoform X1, translating to MMMHKQSARTSPGSVCSLRGGAVPGSPAVTIVAKMDNQVIGYKDLAAIPKDKAILDIERPDLMMYEPHFSYSPMERSLSPRSISPPPSPESSLSKDVYQRDWSEPKSSGSSSPASTQLSKSITVSTKVPHQQQHFHRPDNGTNIYKKPPIYKQDVSAAVPHSKHIEDLIIESSKFPAAQPPDPNKPSKIETDYWPCPPSLAVIEKERRKSVVSRVAEGEEGEEDDKYDDSEDMWRLRQMQKQELNKIQSNLGKLILKEEIESSAPVRRKTRSLPDRTHMQLASKSPSFPSYSKTGLTRSAVCVLQLQSAEFSSSNSDKGTQNFQNGEAQSRRIDRGNSLPSMLEQKIYPYEMLIVTHRGRNKLPPGVDRTRLERHLSPEEFQNVFGMSSEEFDRLSFWKRNDLKKKASLF from the exons atgATGATGCATAAG CAGTCGGCCCGTACCTCGCCGGGTAGTGTTTGTTCTCTGCGTGGAGGAGCTGTTCCTGGATCCCCGGCGGTCACTATAGTG GCCAAAATGGACAATCAAGTGATTGGATATAAGGATCTAGCAGCTATACCTAAAGACAAGGCCATCCTGGATATAGAGAGGCCTGACCTGATGATGTACGAGCCCCACTTCAGCTATTCACCCATGGAG AGGTCATTATCTCCTCGTTCAATCTCCCCTCCTCCATCTCCAGAG AGCAGTCTATCAAAGGATGTCTATCAGAGGGATTGGTCAGAGCCCAAGTCATCAGGCAGCTCGTCTCCAGCGTCCACACAGCTGAGTAAAAGCATCACCGTCAGCACTAAAGTCCCACACCAGCAACAGCACTTCCACAGGCCAG ACAATGGAACCAACATATACAAGAAGCCACCAATATATAAACAAG ATGTCTCAGCAGCTGTTCCACACAGTAAACACATTGAGGATTTAATCATCGAGTCTTCAAAGTTTCCCGCCGCACAGCCTCCAGACCCCAACAAGCCCTCTAAGATAGAGACGGACTACTGGCCCTGCCCTCCCTCTCTAGCTGTTATCG AGAAAGAGCGGAGGAAGAGTGTGGTGTCCAGGGTGGCTGAGGGAGAGGAGGGTGAGGAGGATGATAAGTATGATGACAGTGAAGACATGTGGAGACTTCGGCAAATGCAGAAACAAGAGCTCAACAAG atTCAATCCAATCTAGGAAAATTGATACTGAAGGAGGAGATCGAAAGCTCAGCCCCCGTGCGAAGGAAAACGCGGTCTCTGCCCGACAGGACACACATGCAACTGG CCTCCAAATCGCCCTCATTTCCTTCCTACAGTAAGACTGGCCTGACTAGG TCTGCTGTTTGTGTGTTACAGCTCCAGTCTGCAGAGTTCTCCTCTTCAAACAGTGATAAAGGGACTCAAA atttccaG AATGGAGAAGCCCAAAGCAGAAGAATAGACCGAGGGAATTCACTCCCTAGTATGCTGGAACAAAAG ATTTACCCGTATGAGATGCTCATTGTGACACACAGAGGCAGAAACAAACTCCCTCCTGGTGTAGACAGGACAAGACTGGAG AGGCACCTGTCACCTGAGGAATTCCAGAACGTCTTTGGAATGTCCAGTGAGGAATTCGACCGGCTCTCCTTTTGGAAGCGGAACGACCTGAAAAAGAAAGCCTCTCTCTTCTAG